The following are from one region of the Elusimicrobiaceae bacterium genome:
- a CDS encoding lysophospholipid acyltransferase family protein, with protein sequence MIRLGGRLVLGGLYRLKTDGLENIPQTGSVIIACNHFSDADPVALDITVLRVRPPRFVAKKELFSVPLLGRALRQVRAIPVDRYNPDGDLNALRSTINGLAKGDCMIIFPQGTRSKNGRIAEPKSGVGFIACRSGAQVVPARIRGTERFPHPARLSLMFGEPYSWNRFTQETRITDKKESYKEFSRKLMEKIEKL encoded by the coding sequence TTGATAAGATTGGGAGGACGGCTCGTTTTAGGCGGGCTGTACCGGCTCAAAACCGACGGGCTTGAAAACATTCCGCAAACGGGTTCCGTGATAATCGCGTGCAACCATTTTTCGGACGCGGATCCCGTAGCGCTTGACATTACGGTTCTGCGCGTAAGGCCGCCGCGGTTTGTGGCGAAAAAAGAGCTGTTTTCCGTGCCGTTGCTGGGCCGCGCGCTCCGGCAGGTTCGGGCCATACCGGTTGACCGCTATAATCCTGACGGCGATCTGAACGCGCTGCGCAGCACTATTAACGGGCTGGCCAAAGGCGATTGCATGATAATCTTCCCGCAGGGAACGCGCTCGAAAAACGGCAGAATCGCCGAGCCGAAAAGCGGGGTGGGCTTTATCGCCTGCCGCAGCGGCGCGCAGGTAGTGCCGGCCCGGATAAGAGGCACGGAGCGGTTTCCGCATCCGGCACGGCTGAGCCTGATGTTCGGCGAACCGTACAGCTGGAACCGGTTCACGCAGGAAACCCGTATCACCGACAAGAAGGAAAGCTATAAGGAATTTTCCCGAAAACTAATGGAAAAGATAGAAAAATTATAA
- the cmk gene encoding (d)CMP kinase, with protein sequence MARKNGLVIAVDGPAGVGKSTVCRIVAERLGYGFINTGEMYRALAWKALSLGMDPEDEAAVSALPGRLQWEFRRIDGSTIKTFLDGELMDSRILTETVSRTSSGIARYPGVREFMKKLQRELGREGAILMEGRDIGTAVFPDAELKIYLDAAPQARARRRCEQLVRAGISASYADILAGIIARDSNDKGRKFAPLKQAEDGVVVDTTDRNIGQVVDEILTLVKQR encoded by the coding sequence GTGGCGCGGAAAAACGGACTGGTGATAGCGGTGGACGGACCGGCCGGCGTGGGCAAATCCACGGTCTGCCGGATTGTCGCCGAACGGCTGGGGTACGGGTTCATCAACACCGGGGAGATGTACCGCGCGCTGGCATGGAAAGCCCTGTCGCTCGGCATGGATCCGGAGGACGAAGCCGCCGTAAGCGCGCTGCCCGGCCGGCTCCAATGGGAATTCCGGCGTATTGACGGCAGCACAATAAAAACTTTTCTGGACGGCGAACTGATGGACAGCCGGATCCTCACCGAAACGGTCAGCAGGACCTCAAGCGGCATAGCCAGATATCCGGGCGTGCGGGAGTTCATGAAAAAACTTCAGCGCGAACTGGGCCGGGAAGGCGCGATCCTTATGGAAGGGCGAGACATCGGCACCGCGGTTTTTCCCGACGCGGAGCTGAAAATTTATCTGGATGCGGCGCCGCAGGCGCGCGCGCGCCGCCGCTGCGAACAGCTTGTCCGCGCCGGGATAAGCGCCAGCTACGCTGACATTCTCGCCGGCATCATCGCGCGCGACAGTAACGACAAGGGCCGGAAATTCGCGCCCCTGAAACAGGCGGAGGACGGCGTCGTTGTTGACACCACCGACAGAAATATCGGGCAGGTTGTTGACGAGATATTGACGCTGGTTAAGCAACGGTGA
- the ftsA gene encoding cell division protein FtsA, whose translation MSKERVVASIDLGGGRVTCVLAARDPETNSLNVLSGASAPCKGVKGGVVVDIQETAAAIEQVVDQAEQAAGAEVTALIHGVRGNHLESRNSHGAYNISRSDKEITAEDVHYALENAKAISLQTNREILQVIPQSFTIDGQKGIPNPEGMEGSLLEVDVHIISGSNSHLNNLLKAVSKAGFEAEDTFASIVPLCEAVLTDEEKELGAVLVDFGSESTSVAVYINGSVRYTRELPYGSDLITSDIAWGLHTSREIARTVKEKYAVACEGHLVEDEVIPVSLPDRADTKEIKATDLLDIVKPRVEELLELVRAEVVASNQGDFIRMAVLTGGGSLLRGIDDLTAQILGVSEVRVAGVKRNLVVCDDEEFFGPAYSTAVALVLYPELRPACGIASGEPKKTGSISRLLDVFKNLDVFGGN comes from the coding sequence ATGTCAAAGGAACGAGTGGTAGCCTCAATAGATCTGGGCGGCGGCCGTGTTACCTGCGTATTGGCTGCGCGCGATCCGGAAACCAACAGCCTTAACGTTCTTTCGGGCGCTTCGGCGCCCTGCAAAGGCGTCAAGGGAGGCGTGGTGGTTGACATACAGGAAACCGCAGCGGCGATCGAGCAGGTGGTGGATCAGGCGGAGCAGGCCGCCGGGGCCGAAGTAACCGCGCTGATCCACGGAGTGCGGGGCAACCATCTGGAATCGCGCAACAGCCACGGCGCGTACAACATTTCCAGATCGGACAAGGAAATAACCGCCGAAGACGTGCATTACGCGCTGGAAAACGCGAAAGCCATCTCGCTGCAGACCAACCGGGAAATTCTTCAGGTGATACCCCAGAGCTTTACGATAGACGGGCAGAAAGGCATACCCAACCCCGAAGGCATGGAAGGCTCGCTTCTTGAGGTGGATGTGCACATCATATCGGGATCAAATTCTCATCTCAACAATCTGCTGAAAGCCGTTTCCAAAGCCGGTTTCGAAGCGGAGGACACTTTTGCCAGCATCGTGCCGCTGTGCGAAGCGGTGCTTACGGACGAGGAGAAAGAGCTTGGCGCCGTGCTGGTGGATTTCGGTTCGGAAAGCACTTCCGTGGCAGTCTATATAAACGGCTCCGTGCGCTACACCAGGGAACTGCCCTACGGCAGCGATCTGATAACATCGGACATTGCGTGGGGCCTGCACACTTCGCGCGAAATAGCGCGCACGGTGAAAGAGAAATACGCCGTGGCCTGCGAGGGCCATCTGGTGGAGGACGAGGTGATCCCGGTGTCGCTGCCTGACCGGGCCGACACCAAGGAAATCAAAGCCACCGACCTGCTTGACATAGTCAAGCCGCGGGTGGAGGAACTGCTGGAACTGGTGCGGGCGGAAGTGGTTGCCTCCAATCAGGGCGATTTCATCAGAATGGCCGTGCTGACCGGCGGAGGCTCGCTGCTGCGCGGCATTGACGACCTGACCGCGCAGATTCTGGGCGTGAGCGAAGTGCGGGTGGCGGGCGTAAAACGCAATCTCGTCGTCTGCGACGACGAGGAGTTTTTCGGCCCGGCCTACAGCACCGCCGTCGCGCTGGTGCTGTACCCGGAACTGCGCCCTGCCTGCGGGATTGCTTCGGGCGAACCGAAAAAAACGGGATCCATAAGCAGGCTCCTGGACGTTTTCAAAAATCTGGATGTATTCGGCGGAAACTAG
- a CDS encoding sulfatase-like hydrolase/transferase, which produces MTTDNARAKLFSKGTILFNFAVLCAVYLFYFGLTRLVFLFVFGNSGLAAREVLYAFFQGGRLDLSLAATFALPVYVLLALLSAFNAPGKAVRACADLWFGLFNAVLLGLWIVEFPFYSNYSSRLNHLFFEYFANPKELAVTMSGIVNLWVVLPLILLAMGAAVYATLRLDGKIFAFRAQGAGAKAASLALAAGLTVLFIRGGFQRRPINWGAAFFSSHNIINQLALNGPYNLFQCWQIYEEEKGRTVSSARYYADGEALEILRSGSDWNAPPARLLPGSSGRPNVVLVTMESFAGKYCGAVGAKQSLTPNFDRLAGTGLLFTNFYGNATRTSRALLSALNSYPPLPGVNLTKKIQAQQAMPSVAQYLLKEGYATLFFYGGDRHFEDMSGFFLKAGFEKFYDFSDFTDVAAHNPIGVYDEDLFFNVNRILSGAKTPFFAEVMTLTNHGPFTLPPAYTARPDLPKELRTMYYSDYALGKFIEQARSEPYFNNTVFIITADHATYEERFVRDRFHIPLLVWSPLLQKPGREERVFSQLNLPMSVLGLCGASTTSAGTPFFGTPFFAGNGMAYVLEDPYFGVITDRYFYRETISGGQGYLFYLNGAPATDPGEQARLARYARAMLQISRELFFKGQAAGSWKKPDYIIR; this is translated from the coding sequence ATGACGACTGATAATGCCCGCGCAAAACTGTTTTCAAAAGGGACGATCCTTTTTAATTTCGCAGTTTTATGCGCGGTCTATCTGTTTTATTTCGGGCTGACCCGGCTGGTGTTTCTGTTCGTGTTCGGTAATTCTGGACTGGCGGCGCGGGAAGTGCTGTATGCGTTTTTTCAGGGCGGGCGGCTCGATCTGTCGCTCGCGGCCACGTTTGCTCTGCCGGTTTATGTTCTGCTGGCTTTGCTTTCGGCTTTTAACGCGCCCGGCAAAGCGGTGCGCGCCTGCGCGGACCTCTGGTTCGGCCTGTTTAATGCCGTGCTGCTGGGGTTATGGATTGTGGAGTTTCCGTTCTATTCAAACTATTCCTCCAGGCTCAACCATCTGTTCTTCGAGTATTTCGCCAACCCGAAAGAGCTTGCGGTCACGATGTCGGGCATAGTGAACCTGTGGGTGGTGCTGCCGCTTATTCTGCTGGCGATGGGCGCGGCGGTTTACGCCACCTTGCGGCTTGATGGGAAAATATTCGCGTTCAGGGCGCAGGGAGCCGGCGCGAAAGCGGCCTCGCTTGCGCTGGCGGCCGGCCTGACGGTGTTATTTATCCGGGGCGGGTTCCAGCGCCGGCCGATTAACTGGGGGGCGGCTTTTTTCAGCAGTCATAACATCATAAACCAGCTGGCGCTAAACGGGCCGTACAACCTGTTTCAATGCTGGCAGATTTACGAGGAGGAAAAAGGCAGGACCGTTTCTTCCGCCAGGTATTATGCCGACGGCGAGGCGCTGGAAATTCTGCGTTCCGGGTCGGACTGGAACGCCCCGCCCGCGCGGCTTCTTCCCGGGTCCTCCGGCCGCCCTAACGTGGTGCTTGTGACGATGGAAAGTTTCGCCGGCAAATACTGCGGCGCGGTGGGCGCAAAGCAAAGCCTTACCCCCAATTTCGACCGCTTGGCCGGAACCGGGTTGCTGTTCACCAATTTCTACGGCAATGCCACACGCACTTCGCGCGCGCTGTTAAGCGCGCTGAACTCGTATCCGCCGCTGCCGGGCGTGAACCTTACAAAGAAGATTCAGGCGCAGCAGGCGATGCCGTCCGTCGCGCAGTATTTGCTGAAGGAAGGCTATGCCACGCTGTTTTTTTACGGAGGGGACCGGCATTTCGAGGATATGAGCGGGTTCTTTCTCAAGGCCGGATTTGAAAAATTCTACGATTTTTCCGATTTTACGGATGTCGCCGCGCATAACCCCATAGGCGTGTATGACGAGGATCTGTTTTTTAACGTAAACCGCATATTGTCCGGCGCAAAAACTCCGTTTTTCGCCGAAGTGATGACGCTTACCAATCACGGCCCTTTCACGCTGCCGCCCGCCTACACGGCGCGGCCCGATCTGCCCAAAGAATTGCGCACGATGTATTATTCGGACTATGCGCTGGGCAAATTCATCGAACAGGCCCGAAGCGAGCCGTATTTCAACAACACCGTTTTTATTATCACCGCCGATCACGCCACTTATGAAGAACGGTTTGTGCGGGACAGGTTCCATATTCCGCTGCTTGTATGGTCGCCGCTGCTTCAAAAGCCGGGCCGCGAGGAACGTGTGTTTTCGCAGCTTAACCTGCCAATGAGCGTGCTGGGGTTGTGCGGGGCCAGCACGACCAGCGCCGGCACGCCGTTTTTCGGCACGCCGTTTTTCGCGGGCAACGGCATGGCTTATGTGCTGGAGGATCCGTATTTCGGGGTTATTACGGACAGGTATTTTTATCGCGAAACCATTTCCGGCGGGCAGGGTTACCTGTTTTATTTAAACGGCGCGCCCGCCACGGACCCCGGCGAGCAGGCTCGCCTGGCCCGGTATGCACGGGCAATGTTGCAGATAAGCCGTGAACTGTTTTTTAAAGGACAGGCCGCCGGTTCCTGGAAAAAACCGGATTATATAATCCGCTGA
- a CDS encoding deoxynucleoside kinase, with the protein MFAEGYIGVAGTIGVGKSTLTKQLAEALNFEPVMEEVSGNPYLSHFYNDMAAYGTMMQVWLLNHRFRQHREFVTRISLGKIRGVVQDRTIWEDTIFARMLNQRPDKIISDLDYNTYLDLFDNMVLRELVFPQLMIYLDCRPETAFERIKMRARNIETGISLEYLRALDSNYRQFIDEMEGAGVRILRVNWEEFLPIGEVARLVHEYSLKPSNFTKWVRPLRRLKTGCAADDAPQADPVKAK; encoded by the coding sequence ATGTTCGCAGAAGGCTATATCGGAGTGGCAGGCACGATCGGGGTAGGCAAATCAACGCTGACGAAACAGCTGGCCGAAGCGCTGAATTTCGAACCGGTAATGGAGGAGGTTAGCGGAAACCCGTACCTTTCCCATTTTTATAACGACATGGCCGCCTACGGCACCATGATGCAGGTATGGCTGCTAAACCACCGGTTCCGCCAGCACCGCGAATTCGTGACCCGGATAAGCCTCGGCAAAATCCGCGGAGTGGTGCAGGACCGGACCATCTGGGAAGACACCATTTTCGCCCGCATGCTCAACCAGCGGCCGGACAAGATCATAAGCGATCTCGACTACAACACCTATCTTGATCTGTTCGACAACATGGTACTGCGCGAACTGGTTTTTCCGCAGCTCATGATATATCTCGACTGCCGGCCGGAAACGGCGTTTGAGCGCATCAAAATGCGCGCGCGCAACATAGAAACCGGCATTTCGCTTGAATACCTGCGCGCGCTGGACTCCAATTACCGCCAGTTCATTGACGAGATGGAAGGCGCGGGCGTGCGGATCCTGCGGGTCAACTGGGAGGAATTTCTGCCGATTGGCGAAGTGGCGCGGCTGGTGCATGAATATTCGCTGAAGCCTTCAAATTTCACGAAATGGGTCCGGCCGCTGCGGCGGCTTAAAACCGGGTGCGCGGCGGACGACGCGCCTCAGGCGGATCCGGTAAAGGCAAAGTAA
- a CDS encoding PilT/PilU family type 4a pilus ATPase, which yields MAVDLSVLLKTMVEHKASDLHIRSDNPAYIRINGDVKPLEGSRMTAAEVEAVAEACMDSRTRRIFAEQLQVDFSIDGKTYGRFRFNVFRQRSKINISVRHIPNKIPTMESLNLPAEVFKKIAEKERGLVLVTGITGSGKSSTLASMIDHINGSMEKHIITIEDPIEYVHVDKKSILSQREIGADATDFVTALTASMRQDPDVILLGEMRDLETMHAAITAAETGHLVFATVHTLNATQTLSRIVDMFPPHQQTQIRLQLADTLVAIISQRLLAARQGGRIPAIEVLVKTPHIQKLVEENKLSDITMAIQKGAYYGMKTFNQSMVELHQQGLVDLNEILAAASNPDDVMLSVRGIEADVNSTK from the coding sequence ATGGCCGTTGACTTGAGCGTACTTTTGAAAACGATGGTGGAACACAAGGCGAGCGATCTGCACATAAGGAGCGACAATCCCGCCTATATCCGCATCAACGGCGACGTAAAGCCGCTGGAAGGCAGCCGCATGACGGCGGCGGAAGTGGAAGCGGTGGCGGAGGCCTGCATGGACTCCCGCACCCGCCGGATTTTCGCGGAACAGCTGCAGGTTGACTTTTCCATAGACGGCAAAACTTACGGGCGGTTCCGCTTCAACGTATTCCGGCAGCGCTCGAAAATCAACATTTCCGTGCGGCACATACCCAACAAGATCCCCACGATGGAATCGCTGAACCTGCCGGCGGAAGTGTTTAAAAAAATCGCCGAAAAGGAACGCGGGCTGGTGCTCGTGACCGGCATAACGGGCTCGGGAAAATCCTCGACGCTGGCCTCCATGATAGACCATATCAACGGCTCGATGGAGAAACACATCATCACGATAGAAGACCCGATCGAATATGTGCACGTTGACAAAAAAAGCATCCTCAGCCAGCGGGAAATAGGGGCCGACGCGACCGATTTCGTAACCGCGCTGACCGCCTCCATGCGGCAGGATCCGGATGTTATTCTGCTGGGCGAAATGCGCGACCTGGAAACCATGCACGCCGCGATAACGGCGGCGGAAACGGGTCATCTGGTTTTCGCCACGGTGCATACGCTGAACGCGACGCAGACGCTGTCACGAATCGTTGATATGTTTCCGCCCCATCAGCAGACCCAGATTCGGCTGCAGCTGGCGGACACGCTGGTGGCGATCATCTCCCAGCGGCTGCTGGCGGCCAGACAGGGCGGCCGGATTCCTGCGATAGAGGTGCTGGTGAAAACTCCGCACATCCAGAAGCTTGTGGAGGAAAACAAGCTGAGCGATATCACGATGGCTATCCAGAAAGGCGCTTATTACGGCATGAAAACTTTCAACCAGTCCATGGTGGAGCTGCATCAGCAGGGGCTGGTTGACCTGAACGAAATTCTGGCGGCCGCTTCCAATCCCGATGATGTCATGCTGTCGGTGCGGGGCATTGAAGCCGACGTCAACTCGACCAAGTAG
- a CDS encoding complex I subunit 5 family protein, with protein sequence MSLYMYLLVPAVCALTVLFLGRYRPRLAGPITCAVLGAGLLSALFQLPVYRAIVLFAGRLNVSPVSVTASETLSFLMILSVYLTGFAAVFFACYDEPPTTRRRFYFALVLGVVAAMSGAAASEDLLALFVFTETVSLLTCLLASLDDTPRSAGAALKTYSFSIVGAAAAGAGSALAAYCAGGTSFSQLAAVGGGSLGMRIAAALVLCGYAVKAGIMPFHGDLPELYSTARGARSAVLACAGIRTAGIYAVLKIMLVLPAFVYAPAARALMLFGVFSLIAAAFLAFTKQDLKHLLTYAGISQAGYVLIAAGLGTPLAIAGAVFQLVSETAAETVLYLNSSILERQTGVHDIADMGGLRRRMPWTAGTTLVSALSMAGLPPLAGFWGQFVIIFSLWKTDHPLFAAGAAFGVLLTFVYTLSSYRKIFHGRVPIPLDNVTEPAGGFLVPTVLLSLLLVLAGLCFPYIFTQLLEPGAKVFI encoded by the coding sequence ATGAGTCTTTACATGTATCTGCTGGTTCCGGCGGTTTGCGCGCTTACGGTGCTGTTTCTCGGCAGGTACCGGCCCAGGCTGGCCGGCCCGATTACCTGCGCCGTGCTGGGCGCGGGGTTGCTGTCGGCGTTGTTTCAGCTCCCTGTCTATCGGGCGATTGTGCTGTTTGCCGGTAGGCTCAACGTTTCGCCGGTAAGCGTTACCGCGAGCGAAACCCTGTCGTTCCTGATGATCCTGAGCGTTTACCTCACCGGGTTTGCCGCCGTGTTTTTCGCCTGTTATGACGAGCCGCCCACCACGCGCCGGCGGTTTTATTTCGCGCTGGTGCTGGGGGTTGTGGCGGCCATGTCGGGTGCGGCGGCGTCGGAGGATTTGCTTGCGCTGTTTGTTTTCACCGAAACGGTTTCGCTTCTGACCTGCCTGCTGGCTTCGCTTGACGATACGCCCCGCAGCGCCGGGGCCGCCCTTAAAACCTATTCGTTTTCCATTGTCGGCGCGGCCGCGGCGGGGGCGGGCAGCGCGCTGGCCGCGTACTGCGCCGGCGGCACGTCGTTTTCACAGCTGGCCGCGGTCGGCGGCGGAAGTCTGGGTATGCGCATCGCGGCAGCGCTTGTGTTATGCGGGTATGCCGTAAAGGCCGGAATAATGCCGTTTCATGGTGATCTGCCGGAACTGTATTCAACGGCGCGCGGCGCGCGCAGCGCCGTTTTGGCCTGCGCGGGCATCCGCACGGCCGGGATTTACGCGGTGCTTAAAATCATGCTTGTGCTGCCCGCTTTCGTCTATGCGCCCGCCGCCCGCGCGCTGATGCTGTTTGGCGTGTTTTCGCTTATCGCGGCGGCGTTTCTGGCTTTTACCAAACAGGACCTGAAGCATCTGCTGACTTACGCCGGGATCAGTCAGGCGGGTTATGTGCTTATCGCCGCGGGGCTCGGCACTCCGCTCGCGATTGCGGGCGCCGTGTTTCAGCTGGTATCGGAAACCGCGGCGGAAACGGTGCTTTATCTCAATTCCTCGATACTTGAAAGGCAGACCGGCGTTCATGATATCGCCGATATGGGCGGCCTGCGCCGCCGCATGCCCTGGACGGCGGGCACTACGCTGGTGTCCGCGCTTTCCATGGCGGGCCTGCCGCCGCTGGCCGGGTTCTGGGGCCAGTTCGTGATAATTTTTTCGCTGTGGAAGACTGATCATCCCCTGTTCGCCGCGGGCGCGGCGTTCGGAGTTCTGCTTACTTTTGTCTACACGCTTTCCTCATACCGGAAAATTTTCCACGGCCGCGTGCCGATCCCGCTGGACAATGTAACCGAGCCTGCCGGCGGGTTTCTGGTGCCCACCGTGCTGTTATCGCTGCTGCTGGTGCTGGCGGGGCTTTGTTTCCCTTATATTTTCACACAGCTGCTGGAACCCGGCGCGAAGGTGTTTATATGA
- a CDS encoding S1 RNA-binding domain-containing protein — protein sequence MTTTTSNQEESHTNPVEALTAQENMTMEDLFAEQDEFRKHLSGREIVKVKVVQVDKDFVLVDIGEKKEGIIPVSDFQGPKNLPAVGSEVSAILDKRGGEDRHAVLSHRRAAEAQGWVQCEEAFNAKARVKGTIAQAVKGGYIVEVFGIRGFMPLSLSEMHPAYKHHLPESAKIRCQIIEFAKEKNRLIVSRKSVLEEDEKSRRGDVLSEIKEGDVLRVVVSKTSKDTVFLRFHGIEGFVAYDNVAWKDAEAAIEKYRRGQRLRAKLLKLDAATPRLEFGLKQLYPNPADILRRKYAPRTTVKCKVLEINDEGIRVSIAPDVEGFVSIEDYTADSEPAVGDNISAVVVGVNYKTYRVTLSVKRYETMQNRKIVQQYLKEAPPLTLGDLLKSNENNKKK from the coding sequence ATGACGACAACAACCAGTAATCAGGAAGAAAGCCATACAAACCCTGTAGAGGCGCTTACCGCTCAGGAAAACATGACGATGGAGGATCTTTTCGCGGAACAGGACGAATTCCGCAAGCATCTGTCGGGCAGGGAAATTGTAAAGGTGAAAGTGGTGCAGGTGGATAAGGACTTTGTGCTGGTGGACATCGGCGAGAAAAAAGAGGGCATAATTCCGGTGTCGGATTTTCAGGGTCCTAAAAATCTGCCGGCGGTCGGCTCTGAAGTGTCGGCGATTCTGGACAAGCGCGGCGGCGAAGACCGCCATGCGGTGCTTTCGCACCGGCGCGCGGCGGAAGCGCAGGGCTGGGTGCAGTGCGAAGAGGCGTTTAACGCAAAAGCCCGCGTGAAAGGAACAATCGCGCAGGCGGTAAAAGGCGGCTACATCGTCGAGGTTTTCGGGATACGGGGCTTCATGCCGCTGTCGCTTTCCGAGATGCATCCCGCCTACAAGCATCACCTGCCGGAGAGCGCGAAAATCCGGTGCCAGATTATCGAATTTGCGAAGGAAAAAAACCGGCTCATCGTATCGCGCAAGAGCGTGCTGGAAGAAGACGAAAAATCGCGCAGGGGCGACGTGCTTTCCGAAATCAAGGAAGGCGACGTGCTGCGCGTTGTCGTGTCGAAAACCTCCAAGGACACCGTGTTCCTCCGTTTCCACGGGATTGAAGGGTTTGTAGCCTACGACAATGTGGCGTGGAAAGACGCGGAAGCCGCCATCGAAAAATACCGGCGCGGCCAGCGCCTGCGCGCAAAACTGCTGAAGCTGGACGCGGCAACGCCCCGCCTCGAATTCGGGCTGAAACAGCTGTATCCCAACCCCGCCGACATCCTGCGCCGGAAATACGCGCCCAGAACGACGGTGAAATGCAAAGTGCTGGAAATTAATGACGAGGGGATCCGGGTTTCCATCGCGCCGGACGTGGAAGGTTTTGTTTCGATCGAGGATTACACGGCGGACAGCGAACCCGCGGTCGGCGACAATATCTCGGCGGTCGTAGTGGGCGTGAACTACAAGACTTACCGGGTCACGCTGTCGGTCAAACGCTACGAAACCATGCAGAACCGCAAAATTGTGCAGCAGTACCTTAAGGAAGCTCCGCCGTTAACGCTGGGCGACCTGCTGAAAAGCAACGAGAACAATAAAAAGAAATAA
- the ftsZ gene encoding cell division protein FtsZ, with protein MTETGNIFEFQRKTAKIKVVGVGGGGGNAVNRMVEAKISAVDFVALNTDSQDLRRNLAPYRVQMGENLTKGLGVGGDPEKGRKAAEESAEQIRQVVRGVDLLFVTAGMGGGTGTGAAPVVAKVAREECGEDILIIGVVTRPFQFEGNTRAQQAESGIREIRKYVDSLLVIPNERLFSIIDKHTSDSDAYRMADEVLRQAIQGITDIITRAGQVNVDFNDVKRVMANSGPALIGIGEKSGEGKHLAAAREAVKSPLLENAELDGARGLIVHFLSRKGDLTLMEQREAVDFIRETASKDVVLIYGTAYDESVQEDSLRITVIATGFSNDLTTRKVSARKVLRQASPERGGALPGGPGAQKEEPVRDEMLVPAFLRRGKKKGFF; from the coding sequence ATGACAGAAACCGGCAATATATTTGAATTCCAGCGCAAAACCGCGAAAATCAAGGTGGTGGGGGTGGGCGGGGGCGGCGGCAACGCGGTCAACCGCATGGTGGAGGCAAAAATCAGCGCCGTGGATTTCGTGGCGTTAAACACCGACTCGCAGGATCTGCGCAGAAATCTTGCGCCTTACCGGGTGCAGATGGGCGAAAACCTGACAAAAGGGCTGGGGGTCGGCGGGGATCCGGAAAAGGGCCGCAAAGCGGCCGAGGAATCAGCCGAGCAGATCCGGCAGGTGGTCCGCGGGGTTGACCTGCTGTTCGTTACCGCCGGGATGGGCGGCGGCACAGGCACAGGCGCCGCGCCGGTCGTGGCGAAAGTGGCGCGCGAGGAATGCGGGGAAGACATTCTCATCATCGGGGTGGTGACCCGCCCCTTCCAGTTTGAAGGCAACACCCGTGCCCAGCAGGCCGAAAGCGGGATCCGCGAGATCCGCAAATATGTGGATTCGCTGCTGGTCATTCCGAACGAACGGCTGTTTTCCATAATAGACAAGCACACGTCCGACTCGGACGCCTACCGTATGGCCGACGAGGTGCTGCGGCAGGCCATACAGGGCATCACCGATATCATCACCCGGGCGGGGCAGGTGAACGTTGATTTCAACGATGTGAAACGGGTGATGGCTAATTCCGGGCCGGCGCTTATAGGGATAGGCGAAAAAAGCGGCGAGGGCAAACATCTGGCGGCTGCCCGGGAAGCCGTGAAATCGCCGCTGCTGGAAAACGCGGAGCTGGACGGCGCGCGCGGGCTGATAGTGCATTTTCTGTCGCGCAAAGGCGATCTGACCCTTATGGAACAGCGCGAAGCGGTTGATTTCATCCGCGAAACCGCAAGCAAGGACGTGGTGCTTATTTACGGCACCGCGTACGATGAGTCTGTGCAGGAAGATTCTCTGAGGATAACCGTGATCGCGACGGGTTTTTCAAACGATCTCACGACCCGCAAGGTAAGCGCGCGCAAGGTGTTGCGCCAGGCCTCGCCGGAGCGGGGCGGCGCGCTGCCGGGCGGGCCGGGCGCACAGAAAGAGGAGCCGGTGCGCGATGAAATGCTGGTGCCGGCTTTTTTGCGCAGAGGCAAGAAGAAAGGTTTTTTCTGA